From the Paenibacillus sp. FSL H8-0548 genome, one window contains:
- a CDS encoding sulfate ABC transporter substrate-binding protein, producing the protein MKKVSYIRSVVILLALVLVLAACGQGGNNSSNKQTNKPAATNTAATDAPVKEEPKPPVELLNVSYDPTRELYVAFNDAFSKHWKAETGQDVTIKQSHGGSGKQGRAVIDGLKADVVTLALGYDIDAIVEPGLIKADWQSQFEHNSAPYTSTIVFLVRKGNPKGIKDWNDLIQDKVEVITPNPKTSGGARWNYLAAWGYALKQNGNDEAKAQEFVAALFKNVPVLDSGARGSTTTFVERGIGDVLLAWENEAFLSINELGPDKFEIVYPSLSILAEPPVAVVDKVVDSRGTREVAEAYLKYLYTEEGQEIAAENYYRPISEAVAAKYTEQFKTLELLTIDKDFGGWEEAQTKHFADDGVFDKIYTPGS; encoded by the coding sequence TTGAAAAAAGTGTCTTATATTCGTTCGGTCGTTATCCTATTGGCTTTGGTGCTTGTTTTGGCTGCTTGCGGTCAAGGAGGCAATAATTCATCAAACAAACAAACGAATAAACCTGCGGCAACAAATACAGCAGCAACGGATGCACCGGTAAAAGAAGAGCCTAAGCCTCCAGTGGAGCTGCTCAATGTATCGTATGATCCAACTCGTGAGCTTTACGTAGCATTTAACGACGCTTTCTCGAAGCATTGGAAGGCTGAGACAGGTCAAGACGTTACTATCAAGCAATCGCATGGCGGATCTGGCAAGCAAGGCCGCGCAGTTATCGATGGTCTGAAAGCGGATGTTGTAACGCTCGCTCTTGGCTATGATATCGACGCTATTGTAGAGCCTGGCTTGATCAAGGCTGATTGGCAGTCCCAATTCGAGCATAACAGCGCACCCTATACATCCACTATCGTATTTCTTGTTCGCAAAGGAAATCCGAAAGGAATTAAGGATTGGAATGATCTGATCCAGGATAAAGTTGAGGTCATAACGCCTAATCCGAAAACCTCAGGCGGTGCACGCTGGAACTACTTGGCTGCATGGGGCTATGCTTTGAAGCAAAACGGCAACGATGAAGCGAAAGCACAGGAGTTTGTTGCTGCTCTGTTCAAGAATGTGCCAGTGCTCGATTCCGGCGCACGCGGATCAACAACTACTTTCGTAGAACGCGGAATTGGCGATGTGTTGCTTGCATGGGAGAATGAAGCATTCCTTTCCATTAATGAGCTTGGACCAGATAAATTTGAAATTGTATATCCATCGCTGAGCATTTTGGCAGAGCCGCCGGTAGCTGTTGTTGACAAGGTGGTTGATAGCCGTGGTACTCGTGAAGTTGCCGAGGCTTACTTGAAATACCTCTATACAGAGGAAGGTCAAGAAATTGCCGCTGAAAACTACTACCGTCCGATTTCTGAAGCAGTGGCAGCAAAGTATACAGAACAGTTTAAAACGCTTGAGCTGCTTACAATCGACAAAGACTTTGGCGGCTGGGAAGAAGCGCAAACGAAGCATTTTGCTGACGATGGGGTATTCGATAAAATCTATACACCTGGCTCATAA
- a CDS encoding YezD family protein, giving the protein MSKPLEVDQQWLERIAEQVSGLHYGHVTITVHDGRIVQIDRTERTRYDSPSQKQQAPSGLQQQSKQRESQSSGDALRIVQ; this is encoded by the coding sequence ATGTCAAAGCCGTTGGAAGTGGATCAGCAGTGGCTGGAGCGAATCGCAGAGCAGGTAAGCGGTCTTCATTATGGACATGTGACGATAACCGTTCATGATGGAAGAATCGTACAAATTGACCGGACGGAAAGAACGCGTTATGACAGCCCCTCTCAGAAGCAGCAGGCTCCGTCCGGACTGCAGCAGCAATCGAAGCAGCGTGAGAGCCAGTCCTCAGGCGATGCGCTTCGTATCGTTCAGTAA
- the hemQ gene encoding hydrogen peroxide-dependent heme synthase, with product MSEAAQTLEGWYALHDFRSIDWTAWRLADESERSRAQDELQSFLQQWAAVEENKEGSTAVYSIVGQKADFVFMHLRETLEELNAIETAFNKTTFASFTYPVHSYVSIVELSNYMAQPGTDPLQNPDIIARLKPTLPKAKHICFYPMNKRRDGQDNWYMLAMDERKTLMRSHGMIGRTYAGKVKQIITGSVGFDNWEWGVTLFADDALQFKKLIYEMRFDEVSARYADFGEFYVGNILDSEKFSALLAL from the coding sequence ATGAGTGAAGCAGCACAAACATTAGAAGGCTGGTACGCGCTGCATGATTTCCGCAGCATCGACTGGACCGCTTGGCGATTGGCTGATGAAAGCGAGCGCAGCCGCGCGCAGGACGAGCTGCAATCATTCCTGCAGCAATGGGCAGCCGTAGAAGAAAATAAAGAAGGCAGTACAGCTGTCTATTCCATTGTAGGACAGAAGGCTGATTTTGTATTCATGCATTTGCGTGAAACGCTGGAGGAGCTAAACGCGATTGAGACGGCCTTCAACAAAACAACCTTCGCAAGCTTCACCTACCCTGTGCACTCCTATGTAAGCATCGTGGAGCTTAGCAACTACATGGCACAGCCAGGCACTGATCCGTTGCAAAATCCGGACATCATCGCAAGGTTGAAGCCTACGCTGCCTAAAGCGAAGCATATCTGCTTCTATCCAATGAACAAGCGGCGCGATGGACAAGACAACTGGTACATGCTTGCAATGGACGAGCGCAAGACGCTTATGCGCAGCCATGGCATGATTGGCCGTACTTACGCAGGCAAGGTTAAACAAATCATTACCGGCTCTGTCGGCTTCGACAACTGGGAATGGGGCGTTACGCTGTTTGCAGACGATGCACTGCAATTCAAAAAGCTGATCTATGAAATGCGATTTGATGAAGTGAGCGCGCGCTATGCGGACTTCGGCGAGTTTTATGTCGGAAATATTTTGGACAGCGAGAAGTTTTCTGCTTTGCTTGCACTATAG
- a CDS encoding ABC transporter ATP-binding protein, whose protein sequence is MAKTVSLKNICKSYGTDQGKSKYAVEDVNLEIKAGQFVTLLGPSGCGKTTTLRMVAGFEEISDGEIYFGDEKVNDIPPNQRDCTMVFQSYALFPHMNIFDNIAYGLRIKKLSKDMILSKVNGVLDIMNLGDYKERMPSQLSGGQQQRVALARALVMEPGVLLFDEPLSNLDAKLRVVMRDEIRRIQQQIGITAIYVTHDQSEAMSMSDLIIVMNKGKIEQYGSPMEIYQRPKSKFVADFIGTANFIDGVVKAVESDHILVSSASGVLKVFRTGFKVNDHVTVVIRPEAVSLTRGQTHIGVVQKSVFMGRSQEYEVEYDGQIIQISEHNPVQENVFKEGERVSLQFAEHSLHVI, encoded by the coding sequence ATGGCAAAAACAGTTAGTTTAAAAAACATTTGCAAATCATATGGCACAGATCAAGGTAAATCGAAATATGCGGTTGAGGATGTCAATCTTGAAATAAAGGCTGGTCAATTCGTTACGCTGCTCGGTCCTTCTGGCTGTGGTAAAACGACAACGCTCCGCATGGTAGCAGGCTTTGAGGAAATTTCCGATGGAGAAATTTATTTTGGTGATGAGAAAGTAAATGATATTCCACCTAACCAGCGCGATTGCACGATGGTATTCCAATCCTATGCGTTATTCCCGCATATGAATATTTTTGATAATATTGCATATGGCCTTCGAATTAAAAAGTTATCCAAAGATATGATTTTATCGAAGGTTAACGGTGTGCTGGATATTATGAACTTAGGGGATTATAAAGAGCGGATGCCGTCTCAGCTGTCTGGCGGTCAGCAGCAGCGTGTTGCGTTGGCACGCGCGCTTGTTATGGAGCCTGGGGTGCTTTTATTCGATGAGCCCTTGTCCAATCTTGATGCAAAGCTTAGAGTTGTCATGAGGGATGAAATTCGCAGAATACAGCAGCAAATTGGCATTACAGCCATTTATGTAACGCATGATCAAAGCGAAGCGATGAGCATGAGCGATTTAATTATCGTTATGAATAAAGGGAAAATTGAGCAGTATGGCAGTCCGATGGAAATTTATCAAAGACCTAAATCAAAGTTTGTAGCGGACTTTATCGGCACAGCAAACTTCATTGATGGAGTCGTAAAGGCTGTAGAATCGGATCATATACTGGTTAGCTCAGCATCTGGAGTGTTAAAGGTGTTCCGAACCGGCTTTAAGGTGAATGATCATGTAACTGTCGTTATTCGTCCTGAGGCCGTATCGCTAACAAGAGGTCAAACTCATATTGGAGTCGTGCAAAAAAGTGTATTTATGGGTCGTTCCCAGGAGTATGAAGTGGAATATGACGGACAGATCATTCAAATTTCTGAGCATAATCCGGTTCAAGAAAATGTTTTCAAAGAAGGCGAACGTGTATCTCTTCAATTCGCTGAACATTCTTTGCACGTCATTTAA
- the cysT gene encoding sulfate ABC transporter permease subunit CysT, whose amino-acid sequence MKGSKSRNVLPGFGISLGFTLFYLSLIVLIPLTAVFFKTTELTWSEFWSTITNARVVASYRISFFTAFFAGLVNAVFGLLIAWVLVRYRFPGKKIIDSLVDLPFALPTAVAGIALTAIYAPNGWVGSLLAPLGVKVAYTPIGITIALIFIGLPFVVRTVQPVLQDMEKETEEAAVMLGAYRLRTFWKVILPELMPALLTGFALAFARGIGEYGSVVFISGNMPLKTEITPLLIMTKLEQYDYAGATAIALVMLVVSFLMLLVINLLQWRMNRRTVSD is encoded by the coding sequence ATGAAAGGTTCCAAGTCCCGTAACGTTCTTCCGGGTTTTGGCATATCACTAGGATTTACATTGTTCTACCTGAGCCTCATCGTTCTGATTCCGCTGACTGCCGTTTTTTTCAAAACGACAGAGCTCACTTGGTCCGAGTTTTGGAGTACGATTACGAATGCGCGTGTCGTTGCGTCCTATCGGATCAGTTTCTTTACCGCTTTTTTTGCAGGGCTGGTTAATGCCGTGTTCGGCCTATTGATCGCATGGGTGCTGGTGCGTTATCGGTTTCCGGGAAAGAAGATCATTGACAGCCTTGTAGATTTGCCCTTTGCACTGCCAACAGCAGTAGCAGGCATAGCCTTAACGGCTATTTATGCCCCAAACGGATGGGTAGGCTCGTTGCTCGCTCCATTAGGCGTTAAGGTTGCGTACACTCCAATCGGAATTACGATAGCCCTAATCTTTATAGGTCTTCCGTTTGTCGTTCGTACTGTGCAGCCGGTGCTGCAGGATATGGAGAAGGAGACGGAGGAAGCGGCAGTTATGCTTGGCGCCTATCGGCTGCGAACCTTCTGGAAGGTCATATTGCCTGAGCTCATGCCAGCACTCTTAACCGGCTTTGCGCTGGCATTTGCAAGAGGCATCGGAGAGTACGGCTCGGTCGTCTTCATTTCCGGCAATATGCCCCTCAAGACAGAGATTACGCCGCTGCTTATTATGACGAAGTTGGAGCAGTACGATTATGCGGGTGCTACTGCCATTGCTCTCGTTATGCTGGTTGTTTCCTTCCTCATGCTGCTAGTCATTAATTTGCTGCAGTGGCGAATGAATCGCCGCACAGTATCGGACTAA
- a CDS encoding IS3 family transposase (programmed frameshift) — protein MPRNKLNASEKLAILQEIEAGHIGVRAAIKKYGCAMSTLANWQRRYRLYGYEGLEVRTHNRSYSKEIKHQAVMDYLNGGLSQNQVIDKYRIASRAALFHWINKYNGHSSLKTYTGGTTAMTTGRKTTWQERIDIVLYCLANGQDYTKTAKYFQVSYQQVYGWMRKYTEGGQDALQDGRGRTKTPEELTEVDEQKLAMKKLGYEIERLRAEKCFLKKVTGVRKGATLSQHRQENIYLAIQAIQQTESITIQLLCSVAGIPRSSYYKWLNRTPSTREVENRELTEIMMSLYEKVEGTFGYRQLTLHMRREWPHPINHKRVQRLMRIKGIQSVIRRKKKKYNRSTPQQVAENVLNRNFQAEAPNEKWVTDVTEFKFGHSQKAYLSAILDLNDKSIVSYVLGHSNNNPLVFQTLELALQAAPHSKPMIHSDRGYQYTSLRFKEMLDKAEMTQSMSRVGRCIDNGPMESFWGTLKCEKYYLHTYHTYEELKKDIDDYIHFYNNERFQAKLNGLSPMEFRTKAA, from the exons ATGCCTAGAAATAAACTGAACGCCTCGGAAAAATTGGCTATCCTTCAAGAGATCGAAGCTGGTCACATTGGAGTAAGGGCAGCTATTAAGAAGTATGGCTGTGCCATGTCTACGCTTGCAAATTGGCAACGTCGTTATCGGTTATACGGTTACGAGGGATTAGAGGTCCGCACACACAATCGTAGTTATTCCAAAGAAATTAAGCATCAAGCGGTTATGGATTATCTAAACGGGGGGTTGTCGCAGAACCAAGTCATAGATAAGTACAGGATCGCTAGTCGAGCAGCTCTCTTTCATTGGATTAATAAGTATAATGGTCATAGCAGCTTAAAAACCTATACAGGGGGAACAACAGCTATGACCACGGGACGCAAGACAACATGGCAGGAGAGGATCGACATTGTACTGTACTGCCTTGCGAATGGACAAGACTACACGAAGACAGCAAAGTATTTCCAGGTATCTTACCAGCAAGTGTACGGATGGATGAGAAAGTATACAGAGGGCGGCCAGGATGCTTTGCAAGATGGTAGAGGGCGTACCAAGACGCCTGAAGAGTTAACCGAAGTTGATGAGCAAAAGCTCGCGATGAAGAAGCTGGGGTACGAAATCGAGCGACTCCGGGCTGAGA AATGCTTTCTTAAAAAAGTTACAGGAGTTCGAAAGGGGGCGACCTTAAGCCAACACCGACAAGAGAACATCTACCTTGCCATTCAAGCCATCCAGCAAACGGAGTCAATAACCATACAGCTCTTATGCAGCGTTGCTGGGATTCCGAGGTCGAGCTATTACAAGTGGCTTAATCGAACACCTAGTACACGTGAGGTGGAGAACAGAGAGCTGACGGAGATAATGATGTCTTTGTACGAGAAGGTTGAGGGTACCTTTGGTTACCGACAATTAACGTTGCATATGCGTCGAGAATGGCCACATCCGATTAATCATAAGCGAGTGCAAAGACTGATGAGAATTAAGGGGATCCAGTCTGTCATCCGCAGAAAGAAAAAGAAGTATAATCGTTCTACGCCGCAGCAAGTAGCTGAAAACGTGCTTAACCGCAACTTTCAAGCGGAAGCGCCGAATGAAAAGTGGGTTACGGATGTCACGGAGTTTAAGTTTGGCCATAGCCAGAAGGCTTATTTAAGCGCCATCCTCGATCTTAATGATAAATCGATTGTTTCCTATGTACTCGGTCACTCGAATAATAATCCTCTCGTCTTTCAAACGTTGGAGTTGGCTTTGCAGGCAGCACCTCATAGCAAACCTATGATTCATAGCGACCGTGGTTACCAGTACACGTCACTGCGGTTTAAAGAAATGCTGGACAAGGCTGAAATGACGCAGAGTATGTCCCGAGTGGGCCGTTGCATTGATAACGGTCCGATGGAATCTTTCTGGGGGACCCTGAAATGTGAAAAGTATTATTTGCATACCTATCACACATATGAGGAACTAAAGAAGGATATCGATGACTACATTCACTTTTACAATAATGAACGGTTTCAGGCAAAACTAAACGGCCTCAGTCCCATGGAATTCAGGACAAAGGCCGCTTAA
- a CDS encoding helicase DnaB, with the protein MRINNILQYTEHHRYYIFRDFSLSSLDYKMMSLIYQPMIGAFAVAFYQQLYHGIAEGTSGYSSIEPQRKLFLGLGLEMNERGRKHLIEQASKLEAVGLLQTSRLGVPENADVIYEYELAQPLSPSEFFRNMHLTMLLRDKVGKYAVISLRESFGSNEPDELAGSQLTKEDISVPFYELFKLNMQSVDDELEQALTEVAPSRQASARPVQATAGIPYGEIILRFPRNSANRRFVERLRSDEEQLSQVNYVAYKYNLTVVDICRLLDEDGIFSESGALNIDELQLRANQFYRQDKKREGEQQRKLSRIQVKANEEPADSDELTEEFEVQEQHYLEVPNQLLGRCDVQQYNMLMRNEPHTRFLQRFFPGAIPDWIERVFERIDLNYKLAGPVINVLIHYVIGANDAQRVTKTFLDAVASNMLVKQIDNFEKAVIYVREQAQVEQDKERRKEAALSYAGGGYNSAKGGVRSGGGNRGTSRKPSIPIVQEDHASSEVSADELEELRKLARKLEGKG; encoded by the coding sequence ATGCGCATCAATAATATATTGCAATATACGGAACATCATCGATATTACATATTTCGTGATTTTTCGCTAAGCAGCTTGGACTACAAAATGATGTCGCTAATCTATCAACCGATGATTGGTGCTTTTGCAGTCGCTTTTTACCAGCAGCTTTATCACGGAATTGCTGAGGGCACGTCAGGTTATTCTTCTATAGAACCGCAGCGAAAGCTGTTTCTCGGACTTGGGCTGGAGATGAACGAGCGCGGCCGCAAGCATCTGATTGAGCAGGCTTCGAAGCTCGAGGCGGTAGGTCTTCTTCAAACATCAAGACTAGGTGTGCCTGAAAATGCAGATGTTATATATGAATACGAGCTTGCACAGCCTTTATCGCCGTCAGAATTTTTTCGCAATATGCATTTGACGATGCTGCTGCGCGATAAGGTAGGGAAGTATGCGGTCATATCGCTGCGGGAATCCTTTGGCTCAAATGAACCCGATGAGCTCGCAGGTTCACAGCTGACGAAAGAAGATATATCTGTGCCCTTCTACGAGCTGTTTAAGCTTAATATGCAATCGGTAGATGATGAGCTTGAGCAGGCGCTCACCGAGGTTGCACCTTCACGTCAAGCTTCTGCAAGACCTGTACAAGCGACAGCGGGCATACCCTATGGGGAAATTATTTTGCGTTTTCCTCGCAATTCAGCGAATCGCAGATTCGTTGAGCGTCTAAGGAGCGACGAAGAGCAGCTCTCGCAGGTGAACTACGTGGCGTACAAATACAATTTAACGGTTGTAGATATTTGTCGATTGCTTGATGAGGACGGTATTTTTAGTGAGAGCGGAGCGCTTAATATTGATGAGCTTCAATTGCGTGCCAATCAATTTTATCGGCAGGATAAGAAGCGGGAGGGCGAGCAGCAGCGCAAGCTTTCGCGCATTCAAGTTAAGGCAAATGAGGAGCCTGCTGATTCTGATGAATTAACCGAAGAATTTGAAGTGCAGGAGCAGCATTATTTGGAAGTGCCTAATCAGCTGCTTGGACGCTGCGATGTTCAGCAGTACAATATGCTGATGAGAAATGAGCCGCATACCCGGTTTTTGCAGCGATTCTTTCCAGGAGCGATTCCAGATTGGATCGAGAGAGTATTCGAACGCATTGATCTTAATTATAAATTAGCAGGACCTGTTATAAATGTACTCATTCATTATGTAATTGGAGCAAATGATGCACAGCGTGTGACGAAAACTTTTCTGGATGCGGTAGCCTCGAATATGCTCGTTAAACAAATCGATAATTTCGAGAAGGCTGTCATCTATGTGCGTGAGCAAGCGCAGGTCGAGCAGGACAAGGAGCGCCGCAAGGAAGCGGCGCTCAGCTATGCCGGCGGTGGTTATAACAGTGCCAAGGGCGGTGTGCGCAGCGGAGGCGGCAATCGTGGCACCTCGCGCAAGCCTTCGATCCCGATCGTACAGGAGGATCATGCGTCTTCGGAGGTTTCGGCTGATGAGTTGGAAGAGCTCCGCAAGCTGGCGCGCAAATTAGAAGGCAAAGGATAG
- a CDS encoding YuiB family protein — protein sequence MLQLIIATVLFLVMMFGIGFILNMLLKTTWFPIYLFILVLIPLGIWAPWDDSATATIENFAHYTVIDYIPVIGALIGAYVSGWAIQALRKGGYKMF from the coding sequence ATGCTTCAATTAATTATAGCGACAGTGTTGTTTTTAGTTATGATGTTTGGTATTGGATTTATTCTGAATATGCTATTAAAAACGACTTGGTTTCCAATATATTTATTTATTCTCGTCTTGATCCCGCTAGGCATTTGGGCGCCGTGGGATGACTCAGCGACAGCTACGATAGAGAATTTCGCCCATTACACGGTCATCGACTACATACCCGTCATTGGAGCGCTGATCGGCGCTTATGTGAGCGGCTGGGCCATTCAGGCGCTTCGCAAGGGCGGCTACAAAATGTTTTAA
- a CDS encoding ABC transporter substrate-binding protein, whose protein sequence is MIRMIRSVLLLAILTLFLASCSMKSSGSLVIYAGLYEDHAIRAIEMFQKETGIKVSYTRLSAGEVLERIRKEKDNPNASVWFGGTADTFVQAKQEGLLEPYESINARMIDPEYKDAEGYWTGIYIGSIAFISNKTWLQQTGLSVPQSWEDLLKPEYRTMIAMGSPNLSGTGYTVLATIIQLLGEEKGFDYFRKLNQLSPVYTSSGSTSGRAAGMGDVGTAIAFSHDAIKLYKEGFQNIVISFPKEGTGYEIGGVGIIKNGPNMEEARKFVDWSLTKQAQEIGKQVGNYQMLTNQDAIPPEEAISLQSINVITYDFNWAGSNRERLITKWKNEVLQKK, encoded by the coding sequence ATGATACGTATGATACGAAGTGTGTTGCTGCTTGCTATCCTTACTCTCTTTCTAGCTTCTTGCAGCATGAAATCTTCAGGAAGTCTTGTTATTTATGCAGGCTTGTATGAGGATCATGCCATTAGAGCGATAGAAATGTTTCAGAAGGAAACGGGGATCAAAGTATCCTACACCAGATTGTCTGCTGGAGAGGTGCTGGAGCGCATACGCAAGGAGAAGGATAATCCGAACGCTAGTGTCTGGTTTGGCGGAACAGCGGATACTTTCGTTCAAGCTAAGCAGGAAGGCTTGCTTGAGCCCTATGAATCAATAAATGCACGAATGATAGATCCGGAATACAAGGATGCCGAAGGCTACTGGACGGGTATTTATATTGGCTCGATAGCATTTATTTCTAACAAGACATGGCTTCAGCAGACCGGGCTTAGTGTACCGCAATCATGGGAGGATCTATTAAAGCCTGAATATCGTACAATGATCGCAATGGGTTCACCGAATTTATCCGGAACAGGATATACGGTGCTTGCTACGATCATACAGCTGCTTGGGGAAGAGAAGGGCTTTGACTATTTTCGTAAGCTGAATCAATTAAGTCCGGTATACACGAGCTCCGGAAGCACATCTGGACGGGCCGCAGGCATGGGAGATGTCGGAACAGCAATTGCTTTTTCGCATGATGCCATTAAATTGTACAAGGAAGGCTTTCAAAACATCGTCATCTCGTTTCCGAAGGAAGGGACAGGCTATGAGATCGGCGGAGTCGGAATTATTAAGAATGGGCCGAACATGGAAGAAGCCCGGAAATTCGTCGATTGGTCACTGACTAAGCAGGCTCAAGAAATCGGCAAGCAGGTTGGCAACTATCAGATGCTTACAAATCAGGATGCTATACCGCCAGAGGAAGCTATTTCACTTCAATCCATAAATGTTATAACCTATGACTTTAATTGGGCAGGAAGCAATCGTGAGCGTTTAATAACGAAATGGAAAAATGAAGTGCTACAGAAGAAATGA
- the dnaI gene encoding primosomal protein DnaI, with translation MESMGDLLKAWPSGKAITEQAEHKLTELLADPLVEKLKLKYPDLDNQTIRLNLNRVYQYVTEYRNCTNCPGLDLCPNDFEGHYTLLSSETLNGLTQLNDRKVACKKFNARQTENQIRSRVRSFYIDEKALQRGYSLDEILESDKERTKAVGQILRYIDRTKENGLQEEGLYLAGRFGTGKTYLMCYLLHELAKAGYSGVIVYMPDFVEDLKSLMHEPGKLKETVEMMKETDLLIFDDMGAENLNPWVRDHVLGAILNYRMQRKPTFYTSNYELDALEKHFSFTSKDGDEQHKGQRLMDRIRPYVEVVMVKGENKRGRK, from the coding sequence ATGGAATCCATGGGCGATTTGCTGAAGGCTTGGCCGTCGGGCAAAGCCATTACAGAGCAAGCGGAGCATAAGCTGACTGAACTGCTTGCAGATCCGCTTGTCGAGAAGCTGAAATTAAAATATCCGGATTTGGATAATCAGACGATCCGTCTGAATTTGAACCGTGTGTATCAATATGTAACAGAATATCGCAATTGTACGAATTGTCCAGGGCTTGATCTATGCCCGAATGATTTTGAGGGACATTATACATTGCTGAGCTCGGAAACGTTAAATGGCCTTACGCAGCTAAATGACCGCAAGGTAGCCTGTAAAAAATTCAATGCCCGTCAAACCGAAAATCAGATCCGCAGCCGTGTGCGCAGCTTCTATATTGATGAGAAGGCGCTGCAGCGCGGCTACTCCTTGGACGAGATCTTGGAAAGTGACAAAGAGCGAACAAAGGCTGTTGGTCAGATCCTTCGTTATATTGATCGAACAAAAGAGAATGGCTTGCAAGAAGAAGGCTTGTATTTGGCGGGACGCTTCGGAACAGGCAAGACTTATCTGATGTGCTACCTGCTGCACGAGCTGGCCAAAGCCGGTTACTCTGGCGTAATCGTCTATATGCCTGATTTTGTTGAGGATTTGAAGTCGCTGATGCATGAGCCGGGTAAGCTGAAGGAAACCGTCGAGATGATGAAGGAGACCGATCTGCTTATCTTTGATGATATGGGGGCGGAAAATTTGAACCCTTGGGTTAGGGATCACGTGCTTGGCGCAATTTTGAATTATCGGATGCAGCGAAAGCCGACTTTTTACACATCGAATTACGAGTTGGATGCGCTGGAGAAGCATTTCAGCTTCACGAGCAAGGACGGCGATGAGCAGCATAAGGGACAAAGGCTGATGGATCGTATACGCCCCTATGTAGAGGTTGTTATGGTAAAAGGCGAGAATAAGCGTGGACGTAAATAA
- the cysW gene encoding sulfate ABC transporter permease subunit CysW, with product MAGAITVHTNNEASKRPKHVTESAPVQWILIGIALLFLALVVLLPLASVFIEAFKKGVGVYIAAITEPDALSALKLTLIVALVAVPVNTVFGVAAAWAISKFRFRGKNILITLIDLPFAVSPVISGLIYVLLFGAQGFLGPWLDERGIQIIFAVPGIVLATVFVTVPFVARELIPLMQAQGVQEEEAAASLGAKGWQIFWKVTLPNIKWGLLYGVILCNARAMGEFGAVSVVSGHIRGETNTLPLHIEILYNEYQFSASFAVASLLVMLAVVTLIVKSIVEWKSGQQKSVEVTD from the coding sequence ATGGCTGGAGCAATTACGGTTCATACCAATAATGAAGCATCGAAACGCCCGAAACATGTTACAGAGTCTGCTCCTGTACAATGGATATTAATTGGAATTGCGCTGCTGTTTCTAGCACTCGTCGTGCTGCTGCCGCTGGCATCGGTGTTCATTGAAGCCTTTAAGAAGGGCGTAGGCGTATACATCGCCGCTATTACGGAGCCCGATGCTTTATCGGCACTTAAACTTACATTGATCGTTGCCTTGGTCGCTGTTCCTGTCAATACGGTTTTTGGCGTGGCAGCCGCTTGGGCCATAAGCAAATTTCGTTTTCGCGGCAAAAATATTTTGATAACATTAATCGATTTGCCATTCGCTGTGTCGCCAGTCATTTCGGGCTTGATTTATGTGCTGCTGTTTGGCGCACAAGGCTTTCTCGGACCTTGGCTCGATGAGCGGGGCATTCAGATCATATTCGCTGTTCCGGGTATCGTGCTTGCCACCGTGTTCGTTACCGTTCCTTTTGTAGCCCGTGAGCTTATTCCGCTTATGCAGGCACAAGGTGTCCAAGAGGAGGAAGCAGCCGCGAGCTTAGGCGCTAAGGGCTGGCAAATCTTTTGGAAGGTAACCTTGCCTAATATCAAATGGGGATTATTGTACGGCGTAATCTTATGTAATGCTCGTGCAATGGGCGAATTTGGCGCTGTGTCGGTCGTTTCAGGCCATATTCGCGGAGAAACGAATACGCTGCCGCTGCATATTGAGATTTTGTACAATGAGTATCAATTCTCGGCTTCATTCGCCGTTGCTTCCTTGCTAGTTATGCTTGCGGTCGTTACTTTGATCGTGAAAAGCATAGTGGAATGGAAGTCCGGCCAACAAAAGTCAGTAGAAGTAACCGATTAA